From a region of the Mycolicibacterium sp. MU0050 genome:
- a CDS encoding LacI family DNA-binding transcriptional regulator — MKRTTIVDVARRAGTSTAVVSYVLNPGSKPVSDGLRVRVLQAVAELDYRPHRHARDLRRRSDWGQLGVLIPDLTLPFYATLAASIEAEARRRRQLVLTGNTGFEVGVERELARSFVDAGVDSLLVAGVCDGRAVAQLCRDGRVPLIWVHHNRNADGPHAVCSDHVRAGVLAAQHLIDTHRRASIAFVGGFTDEHVLHGDRDTVRERFEGYREVVGAAVRHIATDLTLDSAYRAVRGDIRANGAPDGLIVGTFFQAAPVLRALADAGLRVPADVPVVGFDADARNKYGLITLTAVQQDVDELARRAISSAGSPQHSPAPATTSPRVPVRLVPAESCGCVTQFGGRIH; from the coding sequence GTGAAGCGGACGACGATCGTCGATGTGGCCCGCCGGGCCGGTACGTCGACGGCGGTGGTCAGCTATGTGTTGAATCCGGGTTCCAAACCCGTCTCCGACGGACTGCGTGTCCGGGTGCTGCAGGCGGTGGCCGAACTCGACTACCGACCGCACCGGCACGCCCGCGATCTGCGCCGCCGCAGCGACTGGGGACAGCTCGGTGTGCTTATTCCCGATCTGACCCTGCCGTTCTACGCCACGTTGGCGGCCTCGATCGAGGCCGAGGCGCGGCGCCGTCGCCAACTCGTGCTGACCGGCAACACCGGATTCGAGGTCGGGGTGGAACGCGAGTTGGCGCGCTCCTTCGTCGACGCGGGTGTCGACAGCCTCCTGGTGGCCGGGGTGTGCGATGGCCGGGCCGTCGCGCAGCTGTGCCGCGACGGTCGCGTCCCGCTGATCTGGGTACACCACAACCGCAACGCCGACGGACCGCACGCGGTGTGCTCGGATCACGTCCGGGCCGGGGTGTTGGCCGCGCAGCACCTGATCGACACCCACCGCCGCGCCTCGATCGCGTTCGTCGGTGGTTTCACCGATGAGCATGTCCTGCACGGTGATCGAGACACCGTGCGGGAACGCTTCGAGGGCTACCGCGAGGTGGTCGGCGCCGCAGTTCGGCACATCGCGACCGACCTCACGCTCGACTCGGCCTACCGCGCGGTCCGCGGCGACATCCGCGCGAACGGCGCGCCCGACGGCCTGATCGTCGGGACATTCTTTCAGGCCGCGCCGGTGCTGCGGGCGCTGGCCGATGCGGGGCTGCGGGTGCCCGCCGACGTGCCGGTGGTCGGCTTCGACGCCGATGCCCGCAACAAGTACGGGCTGATCACCCTGACCGCGGTGCAGCAGGATGTGGACGAACTCGCCCGTCGTGCCATCAGTTCGGCGGGGTCGCCGCAGCACTCGCCGGCACCCGCGACCACCTCACCGCGCGTACCGGTGCGGCTGGTGCCGGCCGAAAGTTGCGGTTGTGTAACTCAGTTCGGCGGTCGGATTCACTAG
- a CDS encoding DUF3298 domain-containing protein: MTARLPTALLARSPSGPILRNHLGGRADQWRVTAHDMVRDAQYRLGYQQFTRDTVTSVVFEESWRTVGMNPNRAFQTFTFDLAAGRQLELVDLFRPGVDPLTALPPLIRPYLEPALDAAPPTHAPGTYPFTPEEWRPQPDGSGYSGQYRAFAVTPDELILYLPDVPMTHETPWPRDRFVWSMDGGTVIVRVPLSALSSILAI; encoded by the coding sequence ATGACCGCACGGCTGCCCACCGCTCTACTTGCACGGTCACCGTCGGGGCCGATCCTTCGGAACCACCTCGGTGGACGTGCCGATCAGTGGCGCGTGACCGCTCACGATATGGTGCGCGACGCCCAATATCGGCTCGGCTATCAGCAATTCACCCGAGACACAGTCACGTCGGTGGTGTTCGAGGAGTCCTGGCGGACCGTTGGCATGAACCCCAACCGTGCGTTCCAGACGTTCACCTTTGATCTCGCGGCCGGCCGACAACTGGAACTGGTCGACCTCTTCCGGCCCGGCGTCGACCCACTGACTGCCCTGCCGCCCCTCATCCGTCCCTACCTGGAACCAGCGCTCGATGCCGCACCGCCGACCCATGCCCCTGGCACCTACCCGTTCACGCCCGAGGAATGGCGGCCGCAACCCGACGGGTCGGGATACTCCGGGCAGTACCGCGCCTTTGCGGTGACCCCCGACGAACTGATCCTATACTTGCCGGATGTCCCGATGACGCACGAAACACCCTGGCCTCGTGACAGGTTCGTGTGGTCCATGGACGGAGGGACGGTGATCGTGAGGGTTCCGCTGAGCGCCTTGAGCTCGATCCTGGCGATCTAG
- a CDS encoding MlaD family protein: MRSAHPVEVFARGVVDATRFLAARRSLVAFVGLLLVVALTAGYVVVGALRLNPARKQIAVEVLLSQSGGLLPNQDVTLRGVPVGRVQTVDFTKDAVRAVAVIDGDARIPVGTPVRVSALSPAGEQYLDFRPRTDSGPFLINGSIIDEQETAVPVPFADLLADAEGLLHQVDPEKVSAIMRELRVESTGPKKLAALLDGGTFLISTLDSVLPETISVIRNSRVVSTTIAAGRSALQSTTRNIDDILGGADRMDTGFRRLVDTGGAPLHQLDAVIADNSETMIQLLGNLVTIAQLSYVRVPALKALFPDTRGSMLEAVAGAIRDGGVWALVDPYPRYGCDYNLPRHPPSQADYPEPYLHTYCDNPDPSVLIRGARNAPRPPGDDTDGPPPGYDPSATTDPTPVGRYTIPLPYGGPPLPLEPPN, encoded by the coding sequence ATGAGATCTGCGCATCCCGTGGAAGTGTTCGCGCGTGGGGTCGTCGATGCGACGCGGTTCCTGGCTGCCAGACGTTCTCTCGTTGCTTTCGTCGGTCTCCTGTTGGTGGTCGCCCTTACGGCCGGGTACGTGGTCGTGGGTGCCCTCCGGCTGAATCCAGCCCGTAAACAGATCGCTGTGGAGGTACTGCTGTCCCAGTCCGGTGGACTGCTGCCAAACCAGGACGTGACGTTGCGTGGGGTACCGGTCGGGCGAGTTCAGACCGTCGACTTCACCAAAGATGCGGTACGGGCCGTTGCCGTGATCGACGGCGATGCCCGCATCCCGGTCGGAACTCCGGTGCGTGTCTCCGCCCTGTCGCCGGCCGGTGAACAGTACCTGGATTTCCGCCCGCGCACCGACAGCGGACCCTTTCTCATCAACGGCAGCATCATCGACGAGCAAGAGACAGCAGTGCCGGTGCCGTTCGCAGATCTGCTCGCCGACGCCGAAGGGTTGCTCCATCAGGTCGACCCGGAGAAGGTCAGCGCGATCATGCGGGAATTGCGCGTCGAAAGTACCGGTCCGAAGAAGCTCGCCGCATTGCTGGACGGTGGAACATTCCTGATCTCCACCCTGGATTCGGTTCTGCCCGAGACGATCAGCGTCATCCGGAACAGTCGGGTGGTCTCGACGACCATCGCAGCGGGAAGATCGGCACTACAGAGCACCACCAGGAACATCGATGACATCCTCGGCGGGGCGGATCGCATGGATACGGGTTTTCGTCGCCTCGTCGACACCGGTGGCGCACCGCTGCACCAACTCGACGCTGTGATCGCCGACAATTCCGAGACGATGATCCAACTCTTGGGCAATCTGGTGACGATCGCCCAGCTGTCCTATGTACGGGTTCCGGCGTTGAAGGCGTTGTTCCCCGATACTCGGGGATCGATGTTGGAAGCCGTGGCTGGCGCCATCCGTGATGGTGGTGTGTGGGCTCTCGTCGACCCCTATCCACGATATGGCTGCGACTACAACCTACCGCGTCACCCACCCAGCCAGGCCGACTATCCGGAGCCGTATCTCCATACCTACTGCGATAATCCGGACCCATCGGTGTTGATACGAGGTGCGCGGAACGCTCCCCGCCCGCCCGGTGATGATACGGACGGTCCGCCGCCCGGGTACGACCCGTCGGCGACCACGGATCCGACGCCCGTCGGTCGCTACACCATCCCGTTGCCGTACGGCGGTCCGCCGCTGCCACTGGAACCGCCCAATTGA
- a CDS encoding MlaD family protein: protein MTAVFENALNLPERAKVKFQGADIGEVESIRAQNFTAQVKMRIRPEVRIPAGVTAELRSATPLGDLFVAIQPDPAAVGAVAVMDPGGTIDVPSTSGGATIEEVLSSAALLVNGGVVRNLTALVNGAGAAVGGRGTNVAELLQRTNTLVTRLNDRSAEIRTVLESTSALASTVAARQDSLNSAIAVAGPATNVLADNTGQLIDLTTTVARVTAQLGRFPSLQGADTRSLIADINRLSEAFNEVAVDPELSITPLNRVLPIILDMVGSTSLRGTADVVRIALGSLPDMNYPGDPMMHGPDGTDWHSMVASLRYEWNLLLDKIYGPRQ from the coding sequence TTGACCGCCGTCTTCGAGAACGCGTTGAATCTGCCGGAACGGGCGAAGGTGAAGTTCCAGGGCGCGGATATCGGCGAAGTCGAGTCGATCCGGGCGCAGAACTTCACGGCGCAGGTGAAGATGCGGATCCGCCCGGAGGTGCGTATCCCGGCCGGGGTCACGGCCGAGTTGCGTTCGGCGACTCCGTTGGGCGATCTGTTCGTGGCAATTCAACCTGATCCCGCTGCTGTCGGTGCCGTCGCAGTCATGGACCCCGGCGGCACCATCGACGTGCCGTCGACGAGCGGTGGTGCAACGATCGAAGAGGTGCTCAGTTCGGCGGCCCTGCTGGTCAACGGCGGCGTTGTCAGGAACTTGACCGCACTGGTCAACGGAGCGGGCGCGGCAGTGGGCGGCCGCGGAACGAACGTCGCCGAGCTACTGCAAAGGACCAACACATTAGTCACGCGACTCAACGACCGGTCCGCCGAGATCCGCACCGTGCTGGAAAGCACCTCCGCCCTGGCCTCGACAGTGGCCGCGCGCCAGGATTCGCTCAACTCGGCAATCGCGGTAGCAGGGCCGGCCACCAACGTCCTCGCCGACAACACCGGACAGTTGATCGATCTGACGACGACCGTCGCACGCGTTACCGCCCAGCTGGGTCGGTTCCCGTCATTGCAAGGTGCCGACACCCGTAGCCTGATCGCAGATATCAACCGCTTGTCCGAAGCGTTCAACGAAGTTGCGGTTGATCCGGAACTGTCGATCACGCCGCTGAACCGGGTTCTGCCCATCATCCTCGACATGGTGGGGTCAACCTCGTTGCGCGGTACGGCCGATGTCGTCCGTATCGCGCTGGGTTCGCTACCGGATATGAACTACCCGGGTGATCCGATGATGCACGGCCCGGACGGAACCGATTGGCACTCGATGGTCGCCAGCCTGCGGTACGAATGGAACCTGTTGTTGGACAAGATTTACGGACCGCGCCAATGA
- a CDS encoding MCE family protein translates to MKRTLIGAACLLAVLAAGTAFTVLPHDRPGPMVVTAHFQDAVGLYPGNSVAVLGMPVGSVRRVEPKTTYVEVELEIDPEVELPADVNAVTVSTSILTDRHVELTPPYSGGPKLRSGDVLGPNRTRTPVEFDRTLAMIQKLASALKGDSSGGGPVADLISIGAEMTDGNGVDLRATLDELSQALRLGADNGAQSRQNIRAVAENLADLSQAAVENDTVIREFGAHVHQLSEILAQEELGSGSTGAKINEILDQATVLLEGNRNTLSGFVTDSEAISRAMVDYRRELAEFFNVAPLALDNVYSATDPNAGVIRVHALADKIMFNSQLGKEICNLIGKKQLGCATGTLRDYGPDFGITGMLELMAGVGP, encoded by the coding sequence ATGAAGCGCACACTGATCGGCGCCGCATGTCTGCTGGCGGTCCTCGCCGCCGGAACGGCGTTCACCGTCCTGCCACACGATCGGCCCGGTCCCATGGTGGTCACGGCACATTTCCAGGACGCCGTAGGGCTGTACCCGGGTAACTCGGTGGCGGTGCTCGGCATGCCGGTGGGCTCGGTGCGACGTGTCGAGCCGAAGACGACCTATGTCGAGGTCGAACTCGAGATCGACCCGGAGGTCGAACTACCCGCGGACGTGAACGCGGTCACCGTCTCCACCTCCATCCTGACCGATCGGCATGTCGAGTTGACACCCCCCTACAGCGGGGGGCCGAAGCTGCGAAGCGGTGATGTGCTGGGGCCGAACAGGACCCGCACACCCGTGGAATTCGACCGCACCCTTGCGATGATCCAGAAGCTGGCAAGTGCGCTCAAAGGCGACAGTTCGGGGGGTGGTCCGGTCGCGGACCTGATCTCCATCGGCGCGGAGATGACGGACGGCAACGGCGTGGATCTTCGCGCCACGCTCGACGAACTCTCCCAGGCTTTACGTCTGGGCGCCGACAATGGAGCTCAGAGCCGACAGAATATCCGGGCGGTTGCCGAGAACCTCGCCGATCTCTCGCAGGCGGCGGTCGAGAACGACACCGTGATCCGCGAATTCGGTGCGCACGTGCACCAACTGAGTGAGATTTTGGCCCAAGAGGAACTTGGGAGCGGATCGACCGGCGCCAAGATCAACGAAATCCTGGATCAGGCAACTGTTTTGCTCGAAGGTAATCGGAACACCCTGAGTGGCTTCGTGACCGACTCCGAAGCGATCAGTCGGGCGATGGTCGACTACCGACGGGAGCTGGCCGAATTCTTCAACGTCGCCCCGCTGGCGCTCGACAATGTCTACAGCGCTACGGACCCGAATGCCGGGGTGATCAGGGTCCACGCGCTCGCCGACAAGATCATGTTCAACAGCCAGTTGGGCAAAGAGATCTGCAACTTGATCGGGAAGAAGCAGCTGGGCTGCGCCACCGGTACTTTGCGCGATTACGGGCCGGACTTCGGTATCACCGGGATGTTGGAACTGATGGCGGGAGTGGGCCCGTGA
- a CDS encoding MCE family protein, translating into MLEKLKPQHPGGDHNKTGIGVIALLVICGLVGAVLLVGGLGLGKTRYQAEFVQAAQLRAGDPVKIAGVTVGAVAELHLADDRVVVTFDVDNNVQLGADTGAGIKLTTLLGSRYLELSPGTSGDLAEGRIPLANTTVPYDLQRTLANATTTFEKVDADRIAQSLTTLSQSLDGVPEALPQALTNLRSLSAIVAERRDQLTTLLASTDTLTTMIRDQKASIGALILRGRDLLAELTTRREALQHLFASATALVDTLNKVLGDRPELDVLLTSVGEFADMIASHDAQFRNTLQVLPIPMRNIANLTGSGTAADATLPAGPLVDSWMCAISGRAEQFGLVEYFKDCE; encoded by the coding sequence ATGCTCGAGAAACTGAAGCCGCAACATCCTGGTGGGGACCACAACAAGACCGGCATCGGCGTCATCGCCCTGCTGGTGATCTGCGGATTGGTTGGCGCGGTCCTGCTGGTCGGCGGCCTCGGCCTGGGAAAGACCCGTTACCAGGCCGAGTTCGTCCAGGCTGCTCAGCTGCGTGCCGGCGATCCGGTGAAGATCGCGGGAGTAACGGTGGGTGCGGTAGCAGAGCTGCACCTTGCCGACGACCGCGTCGTTGTCACGTTCGATGTCGACAACAACGTCCAACTCGGCGCTGACACCGGCGCCGGAATCAAACTCACCACGCTGCTCGGATCGCGCTACCTGGAGTTGTCGCCCGGAACCAGCGGTGACCTGGCCGAAGGAAGGATCCCACTCGCCAACACCACAGTGCCGTACGACCTCCAGCGCACCCTCGCGAATGCGACCACCACATTCGAAAAGGTCGATGCGGACCGGATCGCCCAATCGCTGACCACCCTGTCGCAGAGTCTGGACGGCGTACCCGAGGCGCTACCCCAGGCGCTGACCAATCTGCGCTCGCTGTCCGCGATCGTGGCCGAGCGACGTGACCAGCTCACGACGCTGCTGGCCAGCACCGACACGTTGACCACCATGATCCGGGACCAGAAGGCCAGTATCGGCGCGTTGATCCTTCGGGGGCGCGATCTGCTCGCCGAGCTCACCACGAGACGTGAAGCGCTGCAACACCTGTTCGCAAGCGCGACGGCACTGGTCGACACCTTGAACAAGGTGCTGGGCGACCGCCCTGAGCTCGACGTGCTGCTGACGAGCGTCGGGGAGTTCGCCGATATGATCGCCTCGCACGATGCGCAGTTCCGAAACACGTTGCAAGTACTGCCGATTCCCATGCGCAACATCGCCAACTTGACAGGTAGCGGCACGGCCGCGGATGCCACCCTGCCTGCCGGGCCGCTGGTCGATTCCTGGATGTGCGCCATCAGCGGTCGGGCCGAACAGTTCGGCCTGGTGGAATATTTCAAGGACTGCGAATGA